One stretch of Molothrus aeneus isolate 106 chromosome 2, BPBGC_Maene_1.0, whole genome shotgun sequence DNA includes these proteins:
- the IGSF11 gene encoding immunoglobulin superfamily member 11 isoform X2 translates to MDGLVCPLEVSVSSGSIQVARGQTAVLPCTFTTNAALTNLNVIWMVIPLSNANQPQQVILYQGGQIFGGAPQFYGRVGFAVTMPTTSASIFINNTQLSDTGTYQCLVNNLPDRGVRNIGVIGLTVLVPPSAPLCRIQGSLDVGSDITLTCSSEEGIPRPTYLWEKLDNVPKLPPTATQDQVQGTVTLRNISTVSSGLYQCVASNAIGTSTCLLDLQVIAPHPRSIGLIAGAVATGAVVLVVCIVLVAVALFYWKNKHKEEEEEEIPNEIREDELPPKCSSATKTFHADASSSENDTLTSSNTYNSRYWNDPKANHATDSFTRFSNSNDAHQPPFSRSGSTSARPVYANGGHPSPAPPKTLVVTASTAPSPQEVIRSNGSVSRKPRLPHTRSYAVSQATLERIGAVPVMVPAQSRAGSLV, encoded by the exons ACTAACGCTGCTCTCACTAACCTTAATGTCATCTGGATGGTCATTCCTCTTTCCAACGCCAACCAGCCTCAACAG gttATTCTCTACCAAGGGGGTCAGATCTTTGGTGGTGCACCCCAGTTCTATGGGCGAGTGGGGTTTGCTGTGACAATGCCAACCACCAGTGCCTCCATCTTCATCAACAACACTCAGCTGTCGGATACTGGCACCTACCAGTGTTTGGTCAACAATCTTCCCGACCGAGGCGTCAGGAATATTGGAGTCATTGGACTTACTGTCTTGG TTCCTCCTTCTGCCCCGCTTTGCCGAATCCAGGGGTCCCTGGACGTGGGCAGCGATATCACACTGACCTGCAGCTCGGAAGAAGGCATCCCCCGGCCAACATACCTCTGGGAGAAACTGGACAATGTCCCCAAGTTGCCCCCAACTGCCACACAAG ACCAAGTCCAGGGCACTGTCACTCTCCGAAATATCAGCACTGTGTCCTCAGGTCTTTACCAATGTGTGGCTTCAAATGCCATTGGAACCAGCACTTGCCTTCTGGACCTGCAAGTCATTGCAC CTCACCCACGGAGTATCGGCCTGATTGCAGGAGCGGTGGCCACAGGTGCCGTTGTGCTCGTTGTTTGCATTGTTTTGGTGGCAGTAGCACTGTTCtactggaaaaataaacacaaagaagaagaagaggaggaaattcCCAATGAGATAAG AGAGGATGAACTGCCACCCAAATGCTCCTCTGCCACAAAGACGTTCCACGCTGATGCGTCCTCATCAGAGAACGACACCCTCACCTCCTCCAACACCTACAACAGCCGCTACTGGAACGACCCCAAAGCCAACCACGCCACAGACTCCTTCACCCGCTTCAGCAACAGCAACGATGCTCACCAGCCCCCCTTCTCCCGCTCAGGGAGCACGAGTGCCCGCCCCGTCTATGCCAATGGTGGCCACCCGTCCCCGGCTCCCCCTAAGACACTGGTGGTGACGGCCAGCACGGCGCCATCGCCTCAGGAGGTGATCCGGAGCAATGGCTCGGTCAGCAGGAAGCCACGGCTGCCGCACACCCGTTCCTATGCAGTCAGCCAGGCCACACTGGAGCGCATCGGGGCTGTGCCCGTCATGGTGCCCGCCCAGAGCCGGGCTGGCTCCCTGGTGTAG